The following proteins are co-located in the Pomacea canaliculata isolate SZHN2017 linkage group LG8, ASM307304v1, whole genome shotgun sequence genome:
- the LOC112571282 gene encoding sulfotransferase 1A2-like yields MAVPPGLIVRKDKFGNDIWLGDGGEVIFAPVDCIPDYRKHLQHIRDMQLRADDVLIVGYPKSGNNWLHHMVSMLIEGTTHLPPLFGDSNFPFLDICGAGRELAAPDKGRALMSHLAFRYLPRDVEDKRVKIIYLVRNPKDAMVSLYHHVGSTLPPIRYEGSWDQFLTTVLEQGYWYGSIFEHRKEWQRTIEEHPDHPIFLVHYENLKKDTVKQLKELDTFLGTNRSTEFCQAVAATCILSNMENTRVLHNDVISRNTFCWNENRKFYRKGEVGDWKNYFTVAQNEKFDEVCGKKLADCGQLFIFE; encoded by the exons ATGGCCGTGCCCCCGGGGCTGATAGTAAGGAAAGACAAGTTCGGCAACGACATCTGGCTGGGAGATGGAGGAGAGGTGATCTTCGCCCCGGTGGACTGCATCCCTGATTATCGAAAGCATCTTCAGCACATCCGGGACATGCAACTGCGTGCTGACGATGTCTTGATCGTTGGCTACCCTAAATCAG GCAACAACTGGCTGCACCACATGGTTTCCATGCTGATAGAGGGCACCACGCATCTGCCTCCTCTGTTCGGAGATAGTAACTTCCCTTTTCTGGACATTTGCGGCGCAGGAAGGGAGTTAGCTGCGCCTGACAAAGGGCGAGCACTGATGAGCCACCTCGCCTTCCGGTACCTGCCGAGGGACGTGGAGGACAAGCGAGTGAAAATCATCTACCTTGTGAGAAACCCCAAGGATGCCATGGTGTCTCTGTACCACCACGTAGGAAGCACTCTTCCCCCAATTCGCTATGAAGGATCGTGGGATCAGTTCTTGACCACTGTGCTGGAACAAGGAT ACTGGTACGGAAGCATTTTTGAGCACAGGAAGGAGTGGCAGAGAACAATAGAGGAGCATCCTGACCATcctatttttcttgttcactacgaaaatttgaaaaag GATACCGTCAAGCAGCTGAAGGAACTGGATACGTTTCTGGGAACCAATCGCAGCACGGAGTTCTGCCAGGCAGTGGCAGCTACCTGCATCCTCAGCAACATGGAGAACACTCGAGTGCTCCACAACGACGTCATCAGCCGCAACACCTTCTGCTGGAATGAAAACAGGAAGTTTTACAGAAAAG GTGAAGTTGGTGACTGGAAAAACTATTTCACCGTGGCACAGAACGAGAAGTTTGATGAAGTGTGTGGCAAGAAACTGGCCGACTGTGGACAACTCTTCATCTTTGAATAA
- the LOC112571155 gene encoding probable calcium-binding protein CML27: protein MRAIILLGLVAAVLAQLDRDALRRAFDAMDADDDGSLELSEVQVYFDNIDANKDGVVNLHEYSAARSAGETEAQVKAAFDYNDKLDGVVDNKIARSVVTVVFNRLDANKNGKVSQEEFLEGYAKILAEIAAIVG from the exons ATGAGGGCAATCATCCTTCTCGGCCTCGTAGCTGCTGTCCTTGC TCAACTGGACCGCGACGCTCTCCGTCGTGCGTTTGACGCGATGGACGCTGACGACGACGGCAGCCTCGAGCTGAGCGAAGTTCAGGTCTACTTCGACAACATCGACGCTAACA AGGACGGCGTCGTCAACCTACACGAGTACTCCGCCGCGCGTTCTGCTGGTGAGACCGAAGCGCAGGTCAAAGCCGCCTTCGACTACAACGACAAGCTGGACGGTGTGGTTGATAACAAGATCGCCAGGTCGGTCGTCACGGTCGTATTCAACCGACTGGATGCTAACA aGAACGGCAAGGTGTCGCAAGAGGAATTCCTTGAAGGCTATGCTAAG ATTCTGGCTGAGATTGCAGCGATCGTCGGTTAG